A stretch of Clostridium formicaceticum DNA encodes these proteins:
- a CDS encoding nucleotidyltransferase family protein, with amino-acid sequence MTIIQLERGYLIHLLSSVLHDAQPQNPPENLDWEKLYKLSTWHSVSNMVCYCLSKLSSKPPQDIMVKFYNDYKKGIAKEATQHIIVEQVLKIFEENHIACMPLKGYLIKYLYPQPDMRLMVDVDILFKNEQKKQVKKLMLGLGFTLESEGGNHDVYYKKPFMNIEMHRRLIAENSPYSDYLNKVWDRAILKTGYKCIYQLSHEDFFVYIMIHLTKHYANGGTGIRSIMDIWVYNKHYRDKMDWEYIQAELEKIQLWKFTKNICRLSEIWFESRESNELYDEMTAYIFSSGVCGIKKHSIVSSMNADKKRSIGTAKQIYRLKLFFPGLNRMKISYPFLGKLPFLLPVCWVLRGVKCLLFKPKHTFQMINDVDSISEADMAKIQNLHEKAGLLK; translated from the coding sequence TTGACTATCATTCAGCTTGAGAGAGGTTATTTAATCCATTTGCTTTCCTCAGTGCTTCATGATGCACAGCCACAAAATCCTCCAGAAAATCTGGATTGGGAAAAGCTGTATAAGCTTTCAACCTGGCACAGCGTATCCAATATGGTCTGCTATTGTCTAAGCAAGCTGAGCAGCAAGCCCCCGCAAGATATCATGGTAAAATTTTATAATGACTATAAAAAGGGCATCGCAAAGGAAGCTACCCAGCATATTATAGTAGAGCAGGTCTTAAAAATCTTTGAAGAGAATCATATCGCCTGTATGCCTCTGAAAGGATATCTAATCAAATATTTGTATCCGCAGCCGGATATGAGGCTGATGGTTGATGTGGATATTTTATTTAAAAATGAACAAAAAAAGCAAGTGAAGAAGCTTATGTTAGGATTAGGTTTCACCCTAGAAAGTGAGGGTGGAAACCATGATGTGTATTACAAGAAACCTTTTATGAATATAGAAATGCACCGTAGGCTTATAGCAGAAAATTCCCCCTACAGTGATTATCTAAATAAAGTATGGGATAGAGCCATATTAAAAACCGGATACAAATGCATCTATCAGCTGTCCCATGAGGATTTTTTTGTTTATATCATGATACATCTTACAAAGCATTATGCCAATGGCGGAACGGGAATCCGCTCCATTATGGATATATGGGTGTACAATAAGCACTATAGAGACAAAATGGATTGGGAGTATATACAAGCAGAACTAGAGAAGATTCAACTCTGGAAGTTTACGAAAAACATTTGTAGACTTAGTGAGATATGGTTTGAGAGTAGAGAGAGCAATGAGCTGTATGATGAAATGACAGCATACATATTTTCCAGTGGGGTTTGCGGCATCAAAAAACATTCAATAGTATCCTCTATGAATGCAGATAAGAAAAGGTCTATTGGAACAGCGAAGCAAATATACAGACTAAAGTTGTTTTTCCCAGGATTGAATAGGATGAAAATTTCATATCCCTTCCTTGGTAAGTTGCCGTTTTTACTACCTGTCTGTTGGGTGCTACGGGGTGTTAAATGCTTGTTATTCAAACCTAAGCACACTTTTCAAATGATAAATGATGTTGACTCCATTTCTGAGGCAGATATGGCCAAAATACAAAATTTACATGAAAAAGCCGGGCTTTTGAAATAA
- a CDS encoding ABC transporter ATP-binding protein gives MKDKQTLAWLYENSKTQLFPLLILILGNALFAGCGVLFALASRGVIDGAAAGEKHILIKQGVWLFFVIVLQLLLRILCRNIEVRIQGRLEMSYKTKLLGEIFQKDYAHTGKYHSGELMNRLTSDIIIVSEGVTTILPDFVGLLTKLLSAFVVLCVFDRTFALIFAAGGLLLFLTTKYFREKLKYLHKNVQEKDGVVRSFMQEVLESIIVVKIFGVEHEMEDKAAGLGGEYYREKIKKNTISILANSGFSFIFSMGYLYALVWSSFGLVAKTISFGSLTAILQLVGQVQTPFTGLSGLLPKVYGVIASAERMIELENLPDEIEINKQDINIAAIYTDMQSIKLEDISFRYDRDIVLSHADLTIEKGDFAAVSGISGIGKSTLLKLLLGVFSACDGTISIKLNTGEQIPIDRHTRKLFAYVPQGNLLLSGTIRENIAFVNSNATDEEIMAAAQVSCAAEFIMTLPHGLNTVIGEKGQGLSEGQAQRLAIARAVLCGAPILLLDEATSALDEATEESLLNNIKEMTDKTCIIISHKKAALSVCNKEIRIENTAVKTTERRNIIDYHSA, from the coding sequence ATGAAGGATAAACAGACTCTTGCATGGCTCTATGAAAATTCAAAAACACAGCTTTTCCCCCTACTCATTTTGATTCTAGGCAATGCACTGTTTGCAGGGTGTGGTGTGCTGTTTGCTCTTGCCAGCCGAGGTGTCATTGACGGTGCCGCCGCAGGAGAAAAGCATATCTTGATTAAACAGGGGGTATGGTTGTTTTTTGTAATTGTCCTGCAGCTGCTACTGCGCATCTTGTGCCGGAACATTGAGGTCCGTATACAGGGTAGGCTGGAAATGAGCTACAAAACGAAGCTTCTTGGGGAAATTTTTCAAAAGGATTACGCACACACTGGGAAATATCACAGCGGTGAGCTGATGAACAGGCTTACCAGTGATATTATCATTGTCAGCGAGGGCGTCACAACCATTTTGCCGGACTTTGTGGGCTTACTGACAAAGCTGCTCAGTGCCTTTGTAGTACTGTGTGTGTTTGACCGAACCTTTGCACTGATATTTGCTGCTGGCGGTTTGTTATTATTCCTCACCACAAAGTACTTCCGGGAGAAGCTCAAATACCTGCATAAAAATGTGCAGGAAAAGGACGGCGTAGTGCGTTCCTTTATGCAGGAGGTACTGGAAAGCATAATCGTTGTAAAAATATTTGGTGTGGAGCATGAAATGGAAGATAAGGCGGCAGGGCTTGGAGGGGAGTATTACAGGGAAAAAATCAAGAAAAATACCATCAGTATCTTGGCAAATTCGGGTTTTTCATTTATTTTTTCCATGGGATACCTGTATGCTTTGGTTTGGAGTTCCTTTGGGTTGGTTGCAAAAACCATCAGCTTTGGTAGTCTCACTGCAATTTTGCAGCTTGTGGGACAGGTGCAGACGCCTTTTACGGGGCTGTCGGGATTACTTCCCAAGGTGTATGGCGTCATCGCGTCAGCAGAACGCATGATAGAGCTTGAAAACCTGCCTGATGAGATAGAGATAAATAAACAGGATATCAATATAGCAGCCATTTATACAGATATGCAAAGCATAAAGCTTGAGGATATTTCCTTCCGATATGATAGAGATATTGTATTGAGCCACGCTGATTTAACCATAGAGAAAGGCGACTTTGCTGCGGTATCCGGTATATCTGGTATTGGTAAAAGCACCCTTTTAAAGCTGCTGCTTGGGGTATTTTCAGCGTGCGATGGAACTATCAGTATTAAACTTAATACTGGCGAACAGATACCAATCGACAGGCATACAAGAAAACTGTTTGCATATGTGCCCCAAGGAAATCTGCTGTTATCGGGAACCATCCGGGAAAATATTGCCTTTGTAAATTCAAACGCAACGGATGAAGAAATCATGGCGGCGGCACAGGTGAGCTGTGCAGCAGAGTTTATTATGACTCTTCCCCATGGCCTTAATACAGTCATCGGAGAAAAGGGTCAGGGTTTATCTGAGGGACAGGCGCAGCGTCTTGCAATTGCAAGGGCAGTTTTATGTGGTGCGCCCATATTACTTTTAGATGAGGCAACCTCCGCTCTGGATGAAGCCACAGAGGAAAGCCTGTTGAATAATATCAAGGAAATGACGGATAAGACCTGCATCATTATCAGCCACAAAAAAGCGGCATTATCTGTGTGCAACAAGGAAATACGCATAGAAAATACCGCAGTTAAAACGACTGAAAGGAGAAATATTATTGACTATCATTCAGCTTGA
- a CDS encoding S24/S26 family peptidase: MNKRVPLAELFPLMTEVMEKGGEVIFTVTGNSMAPMLHHRRDKVCIVKPQEKPLKKYDVPLFLRKDGKYILHRIVAVKEEGYVVIGDNQWVKEYPVSFYQVMGVVKGFWREGKYISCDDFWYRVYCRLWVFGYPIRRIYLRAKQLCVKAERFLGDKKNEG; this comes from the coding sequence TTGAATAAAAGGGTACCTCTGGCAGAGCTTTTCCCGCTAATGACGGAAGTCATGGAAAAGGGGGGAGAGGTTATTTTTACAGTAACCGGCAATAGTATGGCGCCTATGTTGCATCACCGCAGGGATAAGGTATGCATCGTGAAACCCCAAGAAAAGCCTTTGAAAAAGTATGACGTTCCTCTATTTCTTCGTAAGGACGGAAAATATATTTTACACAGGATTGTTGCAGTAAAGGAGGAGGGCTATGTGGTGATAGGAGATAATCAGTGGGTAAAAGAATATCCTGTTAGCTTCTATCAAGTGATGGGGGTGGTCAAGGGCTTTTGGCGAGAGGGAAAATACATTTCCTGTGATGATTTCTGGTATCGGGTATATTGCAGACTTTGGGTTTTCGGGTATCCTATCCGACGGATTTATTTAAGAGCAAAACAACTTTGCGTTAAAGCGGAAAGATTTTTGGGAGATAAGAAAAATGAAGGATAA
- a CDS encoding PqqD family protein yields the protein MKIKEGYLMRQVAGSYVVVPTGKAALDFSGMITFNETGGFLWSQLEKGKTQQQMLTALLEEYDVNEATAKADITEFLAKLKAADLFE from the coding sequence ATGAAAATAAAAGAGGGATATCTCATGCGACAGGTAGCAGGAAGTTATGTGGTGGTTCCCACCGGGAAGGCAGCCCTTGATTTCAGTGGAATGATAACATTCAATGAAACAGGAGGATTTTTATGGAGTCAGCTTGAAAAAGGTAAAACCCAGCAGCAGATGCTTACCGCTCTGCTGGAGGAATATGATGTAAATGAAGCCACTGCAAAAGCTGATATTACCGAATTTCTTGCAAAGTTGAAGGCGGCTGATCTCTTTGAATAA
- a CDS encoding InlB B-repeat-containing protein: protein MNGRLVKTTMMVLFCLVFVFIFQGIDRISYAYGVNEAWRFVGTKGQNGLNNSSVLVLDTYPQVVSVASYNGKLYAAWCEAHSTETSKYQVRVMKYSEGDWTFIDGGTLNYNTNHIENANGPVLAVYDGKLFAAWSESDRRFSNCDQIKVKSLDLDNEGSSWTSLSPSYSQDGNEWYGLNHYYHLSAYNPSLTVNNGKLYAAWCETTFGASKVAVKEYNKDTGEWVFIDDGPGQMESEFGLNYDFSESTYFPNLMSYNNELYAVWMENKSNKGQLRVKKYSGSGSSWSFVDGGGVYGLNRNASNQALRPALMACNGSLYLAWEEATYNDPIYGSIPQIRVKKYNGGNSWSFVDGNNDWGINFDKANDARNPVLTAYNDTLYVSWDEIVDIGEELWPTQIRVAKYDGAGFTFIDGNGQYGLNHNTGIYAGNPTLTAGDGKFYVAWQEGVYQGTEKKIHVKMQSLPAYTAEASAASPDPTTGANNIITLTVKNADGDTDTTFSGNKEVTVSGYTKAPDDTYGSFNGTTLTSSLDPISVEFISGVASSNLVLHHAEAQTIEFSIAGVNIPKTNEVTITPVPATAASMELTQDIAAPLTNGGQFARQPQVTLKDAYGNICTNDTTTVITASKKDSGSWELTGTETAIASTGVATFNNLGASNTASVTGAKLAFDASDLTQITSSSVILPEITPPKSNLMVDIEGSGTVKLNGENITSENTYKYSRNETIRLEATEGDGYVFAYWQDVRIENILSTDRVYECVMGTGIHIKAVFNSTSTDEFTVVFKDQRGRILKTETVEKGGDATPPQDPVLAGYEFVGWDKAYTNVTTDLIINALFERSSNTYTVTVVNGRVEGTQENFQYDTRVTVIADTAPAGQKFSHWQQNGVKISTSSTYSFFMPMKPITLEAVFVGEATVIEKVPFITLLQDVHVDNSNKTMMFFANREVPNGYTLVENGILLLKESASWSGDLTVDTSNVLYGKIKNNSTDQFYIRKVDINSGDTWYARAYLIYQDTGGNMITVYSNNTENETMN, encoded by the coding sequence TTGAACGGCAGGTTAGTGAAAACTACTATGATGGTGTTATTTTGTCTTGTTTTTGTATTTATATTTCAAGGTATTGACAGAATATCGTACGCCTATGGGGTTAATGAAGCGTGGAGATTTGTTGGGACCAAGGGTCAAAACGGGTTAAACAATAGTTCTGTATTGGTACTTGACACATATCCTCAAGTTGTATCAGTAGCATCCTATAACGGTAAATTGTATGCTGCCTGGTGTGAGGCGCATAGTACAGAAACCTCTAAATACCAGGTTCGTGTTATGAAATATTCTGAGGGGGATTGGACTTTTATAGATGGAGGTACTTTAAACTATAATACTAATCATATAGAAAATGCAAACGGCCCAGTGCTTGCTGTCTATGACGGTAAACTTTTTGCAGCATGGTCGGAATCTGACAGAAGATTTAGTAACTGTGATCAAATAAAGGTAAAATCATTAGACCTTGACAATGAAGGTAGCAGCTGGACTTCACTAAGTCCAAGCTATAGTCAGGATGGCAATGAATGGTACGGTTTAAATCATTATTATCACTTAAGTGCTTATAACCCTTCACTTACAGTAAACAATGGAAAATTATATGCAGCTTGGTGCGAGACGACTTTTGGTGCCTCGAAGGTAGCTGTGAAAGAGTATAATAAAGATACAGGCGAATGGGTATTTATAGATGATGGTCCCGGTCAGATGGAAAGTGAATTTGGATTGAATTATGATTTTTCTGAATCAACTTACTTTCCTAATCTTATGTCATATAATAACGAACTGTATGCTGTGTGGATGGAAAATAAATCTAATAAAGGACAGTTGCGTGTCAAAAAATACAGTGGCAGTGGGAGTTCGTGGTCTTTTGTAGACGGGGGCGGTGTCTACGGACTAAATCGTAATGCTTCCAATCAAGCATTAAGACCTGCGCTTATGGCATGTAATGGAAGTCTGTATTTAGCCTGGGAAGAAGCAACATATAATGATCCAATTTATGGGTCAATACCCCAAATACGTGTCAAAAAATATAATGGCGGCAATTCATGGTCTTTCGTTGATGGAAACAATGATTGGGGTATTAACTTTGACAAAGCAAATGATGCCCGTAACCCTGTGTTAACAGCATATAATGATACATTATATGTATCGTGGGATGAGATAGTTGATATTGGTGAGGAACTTTGGCCAACTCAAATTCGGGTAGCAAAATATGATGGAGCAGGTTTTACATTTATTGATGGAAATGGGCAATATGGATTGAACCATAATACAGGTATTTATGCTGGCAATCCGACACTGACAGCCGGTGACGGCAAATTTTATGTAGCTTGGCAGGAAGGAGTATACCAGGGAACAGAAAAAAAGATACATGTAAAAATGCAGTCGTTGCCTGCCTATACAGCAGAGGCATCTGCGGCGTCGCCAGATCCAACTACGGGAGCAAACAACATCATAACGCTGACAGTGAAGAATGCAGACGGCGATACCGATACTACCTTCAGTGGTAACAAAGAGGTGACGGTATCGGGATATACAAAAGCTCCAGACGACACCTACGGAAGTTTTAACGGCACTACTCTGACTTCATCGCTAGATCCAATAAGCGTAGAATTTATAAGTGGAGTTGCTTCATCTAATCTGGTACTGCACCATGCAGAAGCTCAAACTATAGAGTTTAGCATAGCAGGGGTGAATATACCAAAGACCAATGAAGTTACCATAACACCAGTACCGGCAACTGCTGCATCAATGGAGTTAACGCAGGACATCGCAGCACCTCTGACAAACGGAGGACAGTTTGCTCGGCAGCCCCAGGTAACACTAAAGGATGCTTATGGAAACATATGTACAAATGATACCACAACGGTTATAACAGCCTCAAAGAAGGATTCAGGCTCATGGGAGCTTACCGGTACTGAAACTGCTATAGCAAGTACAGGCGTAGCCACCTTCAACAATCTGGGTGCATCCAATACGGCATCGGTCACAGGGGCAAAGTTGGCATTTGATGCTTCAGATCTTACCCAGATTACAAGTTCATCGGTCATATTGCCAGAGATAACCCCACCAAAAAGTAATCTGATGGTGGATATCGAAGGAAGTGGAACTGTCAAATTAAACGGAGAAAACATCACGTCAGAAAATACTTATAAATACTCAAGGAATGAAACGATTCGATTAGAAGCCACTGAAGGGGATGGATATGTCTTCGCTTATTGGCAGGATGTCAGAATAGAAAATATTCTCTCTACGGATCGCGTTTATGAATGCGTCATGGGAACAGGAATTCACATCAAGGCTGTGTTTAATAGCACTTCTACAGATGAATTCACGGTTGTATTTAAGGATCAAAGGGGAAGAATCCTGAAAACTGAAACTGTTGAAAAAGGTGGAGATGCAACTCCTCCACAAGACCCTGTACTGGCGGGCTATGAATTTGTAGGATGGGATAAGGCATATACCAATGTAACAACAGATTTGATAATCAATGCCCTCTTTGAAAGATCATCAAACACCTATACAGTAACAGTTGTAAACGGAAGAGTGGAAGGAACACAAGAGAACTTCCAGTATGATACACGAGTAACTGTAATAGCTGACACTGCACCAGCAGGACAGAAATTCAGTCATTGGCAGCAAAACGGAGTAAAAATAAGCACCAGTAGCACCTATAGCTTTTTTATGCCGATGAAACCTATTACCCTTGAAGCGGTATTTGTGGGAGAAGCAACAGTGATAGAAAAAGTACCCTTTATTACTTTATTACAGGATGTACATGTGGATAATAGCAACAAAACCATGATGTTTTTTGCAAATCGAGAAGTCCCCAATGGATACACATTAGTAGAGAACGGTATACTGCTGCTAAAGGAAAGCGCTAGTTGGTCCGGAGATCTGACAGTGGATACCAGCAATGTTCTTTATGGAAAAATAAAAAATAACTCCACAGACCAGTTCTACATCCGAAAGGTGGATATAAACTCAGGGGATACCTGGTATGCAAGAGCCTATTTGATTTATCAGGATACGGGGGGGAATATGATCACGGTTTACAGTAACAATACTGAAAATGAAACCATGAATTAA
- a CDS encoding cadherin-like beta sandwich domain-containing protein, giving the protein MSNLALNKPARASGYVAPFAASRAVDGTLAPTRRWLCHAMPCSLEVDLGAPYWIDKWIVKHMGAVGWWSSDYNMKDYKLQGSMDKSKWVDLDTVVNNFAGITNRTFTAAQVRYVRVYMTAGMRMNQGVASILELEIYESSYKPYLLGLAISSGILNPVFSQKTFSYTVQVEENITSVRVTPTAEAANANIKVDGEDVASGTPSEPIILGVGDKNIPIIVTTGPVNQSYTIKVIKQKPEYLSGLVLNGPRGITVGMEPVFKESTFNYIASTSVPSVTVTPTAKETSSIIKVNNVVTPSGQPSQSISLNPGINTITIQVTPKGGGSLTTYIISVTKS; this is encoded by the coding sequence ATGAGTAACCTGGCTCTAAACAAGCCCGCTCGGGCAAGTGGATATGTCGCACCTTTTGCTGCCTCAAGGGCAGTTGACGGTACTTTGGCACCAACTAGAAGATGGCTGTGTCATGCTATGCCCTGTTCACTGGAAGTGGACTTGGGTGCCCCTTATTGGATTGACAAATGGATAGTAAAGCATATGGGAGCAGTAGGATGGTGGTCATCTGACTATAATATGAAAGATTACAAACTACAGGGAAGTATGGATAAGTCAAAGTGGGTTGATCTGGATACCGTAGTGAATAATTTTGCAGGCATTACGAACCGTACTTTTACGGCAGCTCAGGTGAGGTATGTGAGAGTCTACATGACTGCAGGGATGCGTATGAATCAGGGAGTTGCTTCCATACTTGAATTGGAGATTTACGAATCATCTTATAAACCATATCTATTGGGGCTTGCCATTAGCAGCGGTATACTTAATCCGGTATTTTCTCAAAAAACTTTTTCTTATACTGTACAGGTAGAGGAGAATATAACATCTGTCAGAGTTACTCCTACTGCAGAGGCTGCTAATGCAAACATCAAGGTAGACGGTGAGGATGTGGCAAGCGGTACACCATCCGAGCCAATTATCTTAGGTGTCGGAGATAAAAACATACCGATAATAGTAACTACAGGTCCGGTTAATCAGTCCTATACTATAAAAGTGATAAAACAGAAACCTGAATATCTATCTGGGCTTGTCCTTAACGGACCTAGGGGGATTACGGTAGGCATGGAACCTGTATTTAAGGAAAGTACTTTCAACTATATTGCAAGCACGTCGGTACCCAGCGTTACAGTAACCCCTACAGCTAAAGAAACCAGCTCTATCATAAAGGTAAACAATGTTGTTACACCAAGCGGACAGCCCTCACAGTCAATTAGTTTAAATCCGGGCATTAACACCATAACAATTCAGGTAACGCCTAAAGGCGGCGGCAGTCTTACCACCTATATAATAAGTGTTACAAAAAGTTAG
- a CDS encoding phage tail protein, which yields MEPYLGLIKLFPYNFAPYSWVFCAGQILPVQQYSALYVLLGNKFGGDGRSTFALPDLQGAEPQSGNRYCIALQGIFPSRDGSSMESLLGQIELFPYDFEPYNWARCDGRLLSISKYTALFSLIGTHYGGDGKITFALPNLKGTEPVPGTNYYIALDGMYPQRP from the coding sequence ATGGAACCATACTTAGGACTAATTAAATTATTTCCCTATAATTTCGCACCTTATTCTTGGGTTTTTTGTGCAGGACAGATCCTTCCAGTACAGCAATATTCGGCTCTCTATGTATTATTAGGCAACAAGTTCGGCGGTGATGGTCGAAGTACTTTTGCCTTACCTGACCTACAAGGTGCAGAACCACAGTCGGGGAACCGTTACTGTATTGCACTTCAGGGCATATTTCCATCCAGAGATGGGTCTAGTATGGAATCACTTTTAGGTCAAATAGAGCTGTTCCCTTACGACTTTGAACCTTATAACTGGGCACGTTGTGACGGAAGGCTTCTCAGTATTTCAAAATATACAGCTCTATTTTCACTGATAGGAACCCATTACGGTGGTGACGGTAAAATCACATTTGCACTGCCCAATTTAAAAGGAACGGAACCAGTACCGGGTACGAATTACTATATTGCACTGGACGGTATGTACCCTCAAAGACCTTAA
- a CDS encoding phage tail protein — MDQFLGQIELFPYGFAPQDWTVCNGQLLRISENQALFSLLGTTYGGDGQTTFALPDLRNAALGQYNQYYIALAGIYPSRN, encoded by the coding sequence ATGGATCAATTTTTGGGGCAAATTGAATTGTTTCCCTATGGTTTTGCACCTCAGGACTGGACAGTTTGTAATGGCCAGCTTTTAAGAATTTCAGAAAATCAGGCACTATTTTCATTATTGGGTACTACATATGGCGGTGATGGTCAAACAACCTTTGCTCTACCGGATCTGCGAAATGCCGCACTAGGTCAGTATAATCAATATTATATTGCTCTTGCCGGTATCTATCCATCTAGGAATTAA
- a CDS encoding Rossmann-like and DUF2520 domain-containing protein produces the protein MKIGFIGAGKVGKSFGCYLKQNGFTIAGYYSRSIASSNEAAVLTHSCVYHGIKELAHSADVIMITTPDDMIQSTAVEIATIKEPIGSKTFVHMSGTHSSNILMPIKETHPNANLCSLHPLQAFANVQQALLELKNTVFSIEGDQLGRKCLSNIMEKCDNPYFLLAGENKVLYHAAACIVSNYLVTLMDHGLKLLEASGIDPQKGFEAMLPLIKGSLENIQSLGTANALTGPIARGDVETIKSHLNAMRHKKLATEEFYRYLGKETTKLAEFKKLTNIKQMNSINQLWKEGEE, from the coding sequence ATGAAAATTGGTTTTATAGGAGCAGGAAAAGTAGGAAAAAGTTTTGGTTGTTACTTAAAGCAGAATGGTTTTACAATAGCAGGATATTACAGCAGAAGCATAGCGTCTTCAAACGAAGCAGCAGTACTCACCCATAGTTGTGTTTATCACGGGATAAAAGAATTAGCTCATTCAGCCGATGTAATTATGATTACAACACCGGATGATATGATTCAATCCACTGCAGTTGAAATAGCTACAATAAAAGAGCCGATAGGATCTAAAACTTTTGTGCATATGAGTGGAACACATAGCTCAAATATTTTAATGCCAATTAAAGAAACCCATCCAAATGCCAATCTCTGTTCTTTGCATCCTTTACAAGCATTTGCCAATGTTCAACAAGCCCTATTGGAATTAAAAAATACTGTGTTTAGCATTGAGGGAGATCAATTAGGCAGAAAATGTTTAAGCAATATCATGGAAAAATGTGATAATCCTTATTTCCTTTTAGCGGGAGAAAATAAAGTCCTTTATCATGCTGCTGCCTGCATTGTATCTAATTATTTGGTGACATTGATGGATCATGGATTAAAGTTGCTTGAAGCTTCTGGTATTGATCCTCAAAAAGGGTTTGAAGCAATGCTTCCTTTAATAAAAGGAAGTCTTGAAAACATCCAAAGTCTAGGCACTGCCAATGCCTTGACAGGACCCATTGCAAGGGGTGATGTAGAAACCATCAAAAGTCATCTTAATGCAATGAGGCATAAAAAACTAGCAACAGAGGAGTTTTACCGTTATTTAGGAAAAGAAACAACAAAACTTGCAGAGTTTAAAAAGCTTACAAATATTAAGCAAATGAATTCAATCAATCAATTATGGAAAGAGGGAGAAGAATGA
- the panB gene encoding 3-methyl-2-oxobutanoate hydroxymethyltransferase, whose translation MSKFTTTSFIKSKKEGRKISMLTAYDYSTAKLLDEAGIDSILVGDSLGMVVLGYENTLQVTIDDMIHHTKAVARGVKNAMVIGDMPFLSYHVNIEETIKNAGRLIQEGNAHAVKLEGGTEIIPQVEALVKAQIPVIGHLGLTPQSVNIFGGFKVQGKVEEDAKKMIEDAKQLQKAGAFAIVLECIPEKLAELISKSIEIPTIGIGAGKYCDGQVLVTQDMLGMFSNFTPKFVKKYADLGDSIRKAVAAYCSEIQNGVFPETKHTF comes from the coding sequence ATGAGTAAATTTACAACAACGTCTTTTATAAAAAGCAAGAAGGAAGGTCGAAAAATCTCAATGCTAACAGCTTATGATTATTCAACAGCCAAGCTTTTAGATGAAGCTGGCATCGATAGTATACTGGTGGGAGATTCACTGGGAATGGTGGTATTAGGCTATGAAAATACCCTTCAAGTAACCATTGATGATATGATTCATCATACAAAGGCAGTAGCAAGAGGTGTCAAAAATGCTATGGTTATTGGTGATATGCCGTTTTTATCCTATCATGTTAATATTGAAGAAACCATCAAAAATGCCGGTAGATTGATTCAAGAAGGAAATGCCCACGCGGTTAAATTGGAGGGAGGAACTGAAATCATTCCTCAAGTAGAGGCTTTAGTAAAAGCTCAAATTCCTGTTATCGGTCACCTTGGCTTAACACCCCAATCAGTCAATATTTTTGGAGGCTTTAAAGTGCAGGGAAAAGTTGAAGAAGATGCAAAGAAAATGATTGAAGATGCAAAACAACTTCAGAAGGCAGGTGCTTTTGCAATTGTCTTAGAATGTATCCCAGAGAAACTAGCCGAATTAATCTCAAAATCTATTGAAATTCCTACGATTGGCATCGGTGCAGGCAAATATTGCGATGGTCAAGTACTGGTTACCCAAGATATGTTAGGAATGTTCAGTAACTTTACACCTAAATTTGTAAAAAAATATGCTGATTTAGGAGATAGTATTAGAAAGGCGGTTGCTGCTTATTGTAGTGAAATACAAAACGGCGTGTTCCCAGAAACAAAACATACATTTTAG